The proteins below come from a single Mangifera indica cultivar Alphonso chromosome 16, CATAS_Mindica_2.1, whole genome shotgun sequence genomic window:
- the LOC123199427 gene encoding LOW QUALITY PROTEIN: BEL1-like homeodomain protein 4 (The sequence of the model RefSeq protein was modified relative to this genomic sequence to represent the inferred CDS: inserted 2 bases in 1 codon), producing the protein MGIATQQLLPVLSHSKFHHQIQVEDKSISSNSMSQDYHQGIFSFSNGFERSVMTHHEQHQHIAQQIRRDKLRVQGYEQPPPPLVGIEEEESSGLPVYDTGGMLSEMFNFPSGGTSSTELLDHSMPSNYRHPRPTAASEWYSNRQSMLGGLGSLGDSKNHNDRESLAHHHQISNINADSAAAMQLFLMNPQPRSSSPTPPPPPHSTSSTLHMLLPNPSTSLQGFNVSGTGGGFGANSVISPPQFTWVPDSSHEGGNTAAQINNASEMGGGVVEGQGLSLSLSSSLQHLEAAKAAEELRMGDGGLLFYNQGGGSSSSQYQYKNLSGQQQLFHLGGGVGQNHQVRVGYGSSLSVVNVLRNSKYVKAAQELLEEFCSVGRGQFKKSKIGRNNTNPSSNPGSSGGGGNSSSSTKDFPPLSPTDRVEHQRRKVKLLSMLDEVDRRYNHYCEQMQMVVNSFDLVMGFGAAVPYTALAQKAMSRHFRCLKDAIQAQLKHSCDFLGEKDGAGTSGITKGETPRLKLLEQSLRQQRAFHQMGMMEQEAWRPQRGLPERSVNILRAWLFEHFLHPYPSDADKHMLARQTGLSRNQVSNWFINARVRLWKPMVEEMYQQEAKEEEGMEEREKGIAQTPMPSATTTTTAAAATSTPTPTTTTPTGKRSEINDKESDRSVMAINRQCFSETHAKQSSSSTNMITATSIPINEAAPPISPSFPVTHIVDDTCRLGNVVPADYATTSADLGSTLIRFGTTSGDVSLTLGLRHAGNMPENTXSFTVRDFWGC; encoded by the exons ATGGGAATAGCAACACAGCAACTTTTACCAGTTCTTTCTCATTCGAAGTTCCACCatcaaattcaagttgaagACAAGTCAATTTCCTCGAATTCTATGTCCCAGGATTACCACCAAGGCATCTTTAGCTTCTCGAATGGCTTCGAGAGATCAGTGATGACTCACCATGAACAACACCAACACATAGCACAGCAGATCCGCCGAGATAAACTTAGAGTTCAAGGCTATGAACAGCCACCGCCACCATTGGTAGGGATTGAAGAGGAGGAATCTAGTGGTCTGCCTGTGTATGATACAGGCGGTATGTTGTCAGAAATGTTCAATTTCCCTTCTGGAGGAACTTCGTCTACGGAATTGTTAGATCACTCCATGCCGTCTAATTACCGGCATCCACGGCCAACGGCAGCCAGTGAGTGGTACAGTAACAGGCAAAGTATGCTGGGGGGTTTGGGTTCCTTAGGTGACTCGAAGAATCACAATGACCGGGAGAGTTTAGCTCATCATCATCAGATTTCAAACATTAATGCAGACTCAGCAGCAGCCATGCAACTTTTCTTGATGAATCCACAGCCAAGATCATCTTCTCCAACTCCTCCTCCCCCTCCCCATTCAACTTCTTCTACGCTTCACATGTTGCTACCTAACCCATCAACTTCTCTGCAAGGTTTTAATGTATCGGGAACAGGAGGCGGTTTTGGAGCAAACAGTGTGATTTCTCCTCCACAATTCACATGGGTTCCTGATAGCAGCCATGAAGGAGGCAACACTGCTGCTCAAATCAACAACGCAAGTGAAATGGGAGGAGGAGTAGTGGAAGGTCAAGGCCTCTCTCTTTCATTATCGTCATCTTTGCAGCATTTAGAGGCGGCAAAAGCAGCAGAAGAATTGAGGATGGGAGATGGAGGATTATTGTTTTACAATCAAGGAGGGGGTTCTTCTTCATCACAGTATCAGTACAAAAACTTAAGTGGTCAACAGCAGTTATTTCATTTGGGTGGTGGAGTGGGTCAAAATCACCAGGTTCGTGTTGGCTATGGGTCTTCATTAAGTGTGGTGAATGTTTTAAGGAATTCCAAGTATGTTAAAGCTGCCCAAGAATTATTAGAAGAATTTTGTAGTGTGGGAAGGGGTCAATTCAAAAAGAGCAAGATTGGCCGCAACAATACAAACCCTAGTTCTAATCCTGGTAGTAGTGGCGGTGGTGGTAATTCTTCGTCATCAACCAAAGATTTCCCTCCTTTATCTCCTACTGATAGAGTTGAGCATCAAAGAAGGAAGGTCAAATTGTTATCCATGCTTGATGAG GTGGATCGAAGATACAACCATTACTGTGAACAGATGCAAATGGTGGTGAACTCATTCGATCTGGTGATGGGTTTCGGTGCTGCGGTTCCTTACACTGCTTTGGCTCAGAAGGCAATGTCTCGGCATTTCCGGTGTCTAAAGGATGCAATACAAGCACAACTTAAGCACAGCTGTGACTTTCTAGGTGAAAAAGACGGTGCAGGAACCTCAGGCATAACCAAAGGAGAGACCCCAAGGCTTAAGTTACTCGAGCAAAGTCTAAGGCAGCAAAGGGCATTTCACCAAATGGGTATGATGGAGCAAGAGGCTTGGAGGCCACAAAGAGGCTTGCCTGAACGATCTGTCAACATTTTGAGAGCCTGGCTGTTTGAGCATTTCCTTCACCC GTATCCAAGCGATGCAGATAAGCATATGTTGGCTCGGCAGACTGGTTTATCGAGAAATCAG GTTTCAAATTGGTTCATAAATGCGAGGGTTCGACTGTGGAAGCCCATGGTGGAAGAGATGTATCAGCAAGAGgcgaaagaagaagaaggaatggaagagagagaaaaggggATTGCACAAACACCAATGCCTTCAgcgacaacaacaacaacagcagcagcagcaacatcAACGCCAACACCAACAACAACTACACCCACAGGCAAAAGATCCGAAATCAATGACAAAGAAAGCGACCGTTCAGTAATGGCAATCAATAGACAATGCTTCTCGGAAACCCATGCAAAACAGTCTTCCTCTTCCACCAATATGATCACCGCCACCAGTATCCCCATCAATGAAGCGGCGCCACCCATTTCCCCTTCTTTTCCGGTTACCCACATCGTCGATGACACTTGTCGACTTGGCAATGTGGTTCCAGCTGATTATGCCACCACCTCTGCTGACTTAGGCTCTACTCTTATAAGATTTGGGACCACTTCTGGTGACGTTTCACTCACTCTAGGGCTTCGCCATGCTGGGAATATGCCTGAGAACAC TTCTTTCACAGTTAGAGATTTTTGGGGCTGTTGA